The genomic region ACCGCCGTAAAACGTCTGGACATCGTCGAACGCGTCAGCGCCTCCGGACGTGTGCAGCCCGAAGTAGAAGTAAAAATCAGCCCGGACGTTTCGGGAGAAATCATCGGCCTCTACGTTGCGGAAGGCGATTCCGTGAAACAGGGCCAGCTGCTGGTTAAAATCCGCCCCGACAACTACGAGTCGCTGCTGGCCCGCGCCCGGGCCACGGTCAATTCGAGCCGGGCCCAGTACGAACAGTCGAAAGCCGTCGTGGCCCAGGCCGAAGCCCGTCTTATCCGGGCCAAAGCGGATTACGACCGCCAGAAAAAACTGCTGGCCGACAAGGTTATCTCCACCGCTGATTTTGAACAGATTGAGGCCAATTACAACGTAGCCCGGCAGGACGTAGAGTCGGCCCAGGCCAACGTAAGGGCCGCTCAGTTCAACGTGCAGGGAGCCGAAGCCGGTCTGCGCGACGCCAACGAAAACCTCCGGAAAACGACCATCTACGCCCCCGTCAGCGGCACCGTTTCCAAACTGAACGTAGAACTGGGCGAACGCGTGGTCGGTACCTCGCAGATGGCCGGTACAGAAATCATGCGGATTGCCAACCTCAACAACATGGAGGTTCGGGTGAATGTCAACGAAAACGACATCGTGCGCGTCAACCTCGGCGACTCGGTCGAAATCGACGTGGACGCCTACACCACCACCGGCCGTAAGTTCAAAGGTCTGGTGACCGAAATTGCCAACACGGCCAACGGCCTCACGAGCGCATCCGGCGCCGCCGCCGCTGCCTCGACCGACGCCGTAACCGAATTTGAAGTTCGCATCAAGGTTCTGAACAGTTCGTTCCGGGACCTGATCGCCCAGAAGGGCCGCAAAAGCTACCCGCTCAAGCCCGGTATGACCGCTTCCGTCGAGGTCATTACGGACAAGAAAACTGGTGTTATGGCCATTCCCATCGCCGCCGTCACAACTCGCGGGGCCGCTCAGGAAGCCATGAACCGCGACCCGAACGCGGAAGACGACGAGGACGACAAAAAGGACGAAGCGGCCAAGGCCAATCCGGCCAAAAAAGACGAGATCAAGGAAATCGTCTTTGTGAACCAGGCCGGAAAAGCGGTGCAGCGAGAAGTGAAGACCGGTATCAGCGATTTCGAAAACATCGAAATCAAATCGGGCCTGAAAGAAGGCGACCAGATCATCTCCGGGCCGTTCGTGGCCGTTTCGAAGCGGCTCAAAAACGGCGATGTGATCGTCAAACGGGACCCGAACAAGGAGAAGAAAGAAAAGAAGGAAGAGGAATAGGCTAACCCGCCTCAACCAGCTATTGACAAAGCCCCGGGCGGTGAGAATCGTCCGGGGTTTTGCTTTGTTGGATACCAACCAACCGCAGGCCCGCACGACCTATGCCCACCTACCGAGCCGCCATTATCGGCGGCGGCAGCATCGCCGACAAAAACCACATTCCGGCCCTCAAAGCCCTGTCCGACCGCGTCGAGGTGGTGGCGGTCGTCAGCCGGGATGCCGCCAAAGCCCGCACCCTGGCCGATAGCCACGGTATCCCGCACGCCTTCGACCAGGCCGACGCCCTGTTTCGGGAGTGCCAGCCGAACGTCGTCGTCATCTGCACGCCCAACAAGCTCCACTTTCCTTTCGCGATGCAGGCGCTGGAGAACGGCTGTCATGTTTTTTGCGAAAAGCCACCGGCCATTACCGCCGGACAAGCCCGCGAGATGGCCGAACTGGCCGACCGGAAAGGGCTGGCCCTCGGCTATAATTTCCAGCTTCGGCAAACGTCCGAATGGCAGTTGTTCGAACGATGCCGGTCGGAAGGCCGCCTCGGCGAAATTTACCACATTAAAGCCCGTTTTCTACGGCGACGGGGCATTCCGGGCTGGGGCTATTTCACCAGCAAAGACATGCAGGGCGGCGGAGCACTGATGGATTTAGGCGTACACGTACTCGATCTGGCCCTGCTGGCGCTGGATTATGACCTGCCTACCGCCGTGCTGGGCAACACCTTCGACCACATTGGCCGGGCGGGTGGCAAGGGCCTGATGGGCGGCTGGAATCCCGAAACTTTTGAGGTGGAGGATGCCGCAATGGCCTATCTTCAATACGCCGACAGGGGCTCCGTGATGCTTTCCTCCTCGTTTGCGCTCAACACCGGAGCCAACATCGACCGGAATCTGGAAATCTTCGGCACCCAGGGCGGCGGCGTGCTTTTTCCGTTTGTGCTGCATACCGAGGTGGCCGGAGAACTGGCCGACATTCACTTTCCCTTTCTGGAAAATGTGGATATCCAGTTGAAAAACACCGCCGCTTTTCTGGATGCCTGCGACGGCAAGCCTTCCAACGTCTGCACCGGCGAACAGGGCGCGCGACTGATGCAGGTGGTAGAGTCAATTTACCAATCCGCCGGAACCTATCAGGCAACCTGACGTATGAAACAGCCTTATTCTGCCCGGAAAATTGACGAAAGTCTGCCGATAAACGGGGATTTGGACAAGCCCGTCTGGCAGCAGGCGGCCTGGAGTCCCCGGTTTGTGGATATGGTCACGGGCGCGCCCGGCCTGTACAACACCCAGTCGGCCATTCTCTGGAACCAAACCCATCTGTACGTCGCCTTCCGGGCCGAAGAGCCATTTGTGGAAGCGCATCAGACCGAGCGGGATTCGATTATCTTTCTCGAAAACGACCTCGAACTGTTTATCGACGGCGGCGACTGCTATTACGAACTGGAAGTAAACGCCCGAAATACCGTCTACGAAGTCTTTTTCATCTGGAAAGACGCCTACCAGCGCGGCGGCCGCTTCGATGTGCCGGAGTTCGACGTTTTTCACCCGCAGGCCGTCACCTTCGGCGGCGATTATGACCGCAGCGGCGCTTCGTTCTGGTACGGAACGCATCCGCGTGGCCTCCGCTGGGCTTTTCTGAACTACGACCTGCCGGGTCTGCAAACCGCCGTCCAAATCGACGGAACGCTCAATGACAACCGCGACATCGACCTCGGCTGGACGCTTGAAATCGGGATTCCCTGGGCGAGTCTGACGCATCTGGCCAACGGACGGTCGCTGCCGCCGCAGCCGGGAGACCGCTGGCGGATGTTCCTGGGCCGATTTCAGAAGCTGGTCGTTTCCGGAAAAGAGGTGCAGCCGCATCCGGCGATGGTGCTCAGTCCGCACGGCATTTACGACACGCACCTGCCGGAGCGGTGGACCGAAGTTGTGTTCACGTCCTGAACATCCCAGTAGCCGGGCCTGTCATACCGCGAGGTGCTCCGAAATCAGCCGATACGCTTCGTCGTTGCCAATCCTGGCGGCCATTTCCAGCGCCGTCTGGCCTCTGGCGTCCCGGATGGTGGTGTCGGCACCGGCCTTCAGCATCACCTTGACCAGTTCATGGCGGCCGAACATGGTGGCAAACATCAGGGCCGTGCCGCCGCTGCCGTTCTGGATATTCAGGTCGGCCCCCTGGTCGATCAGCAGCTGCGCAATCTCCGGATACCCTTTGAAGCAGACCCCCATCAGGGCCGTGTTCCCGGCAAAATCCTGGTGGTTCACGACCGCTCCGGCCGAAAGCAGGGCCCTGGCTGTTTCGAGGTGACCGTCGTAGGCGGCGATGATGAGCGGCGTAAAGCCCCGGGCATCCTGTACGTTGACGGACATTCCCTGCTGGAGGCATTGCTGTACGTAAGCGGTATCACCTTTGCGGGCGGCATCAAAAAAAAGGGCTTCCGGGCTGATCGAGGAAAATTCCATACGGAGGTTGAAGTTGAAGACTGCTTATTCCGAATAACCCGAATCAGCCGGGAGTGTTGGGACACTAAAACAGGAAATTCCCGGCCAAGCTGTAATTTTACCACAAATCCGCTTTTTATGCTCATCCGCTTCCTGCTCTGGACCCTCCCTTTTTTCTGTAGTATCCTGACAACCAACGCCCGCGTCATCCGCGTGGACATTCAGTCGCGAACGCCCGTCCTCAACGGCAAAGCGTTCGGAGCGGCCGGGCCTTACGAACGACTGATCGGGAAGGTGTATTTTGCCGTAAAGCCCGAAAACAACCACAACCGCCTGATCGCCGACCTCGACAAAGCTCCCCGCAACGCCAATGGAGAAGTCGAATTTTCGTCGGATGTGTACCTGCTGAGGCCCGTTTCCACCGGGCGGGGCAACGGCACGGCGCTGGTCGAAATCTCAAACCGGGGCGGAAAAGGCATGGTTTCCTTTTTCAATAGGGCCGCCGGTTTCCGCAATCCGGAAGCCGAAGCCGACTTTGGCGACGGTTTTCTGATGCAGCAGGGCTTTACGCTGGTCTGGATCGGCTGGCAGTACGACGTGCCCGACGCAGAATTCAATCTGAAGCTCCTGGCCCCCGTTGCCACCGACGCCGGAAAGACGATCACCGGGCTGGCCCGCACCGACTTCAACGTGACCGAACGGACGTTTTTCACCTCGCTGGGCCACCGCGGCCAGAAAGCGCAGCCCGTCGCCGAACCCGACAGCCCCGACAACGTCATGACCGTCCGGTCTTCTGTGCTGGGGGAACGCACCGTGATTCCGCGCAGTGAATGGGGTTTTGGTCAACTGGAGGCCGGCACGGTGAAACCCGACCCGACCTCCGTTTACCTCAAGTCGGGCTACGAACCGGGCAAACTTTACGAAGTTGTCTGGCGCGTGGCCAATCCGGTCGTGGCGGGATTAGGGCTGGCCGCCGTCCGGGATTTTGTGTCGTATCTGAAATACGAAACCTCCGACCCGAAGGTAGCCCGGGCCATCGGCTTCGGCATTTCGCAGTCGGGACGGTTTCTTCGGCATTTTCTCTACGAAGGCTTTAATGCCGACGAGCAGGGCCGAAAAGTCTTCGACGGGGTCAACAACCACGTCGGCGGGGCCGGGATGGGCACCTTTAACCACCGCTTTGCCGAGCCTTCCCGCGACGGTACGCCGTTCTACACGCTGTTTTTTCCGGTGGACGTCTTTCCTTTTACCGATAATGACCAAACAGACGCGGAAACCGGCAAAACGGACGGTTTGCTGAAGCGTGCCCGGGCGGAAGGGGTCGAGCCGAAGCTGTTCCATACCTACACTTCTTACGAGTATTATGGCCGGGTGGCCTCGCTGCTGCATACGTCGCCCGATGGCAGCCGGGACGCGGCGCTTCCCGACCCTGTACGGATTTATTTCTTCGCCGGAAGCCAGCACTTTCCGACGCCCAATCTGCCGGACAAAAAAGCGCGGGTGACCAACCCTGCCCTGACGCACCAGCCGACGCCCAACGACCTTCGCTACGGGATGCGGGCGTTGCTTCTGGCGCTGAACAACTGGATAACGACCGGCGCGAATCCCCCCGCCAGCCGTTATCCGCGCATCGACAAGGGAACGCTGGTGGCCGCCGAAAGCGTAAAATTTCCGGCTATTCCGGGCGTGAAGCACCCGACGAGCATGCGGCAGACATACCGCGTGGAGTACGGTCCGGACTACGCGGCGAAGAAAATCATCAGCTTTCAGCCGCCGAAAGTGGGCAGGCCCTACGTGGCAAAAGTGCCGCAGGTGGACGCCGATGGCAACGAACAGGACGGCCTGCGGATGCCGGAAATTGCCGTTCCCCTGGGCACCTACACCGGCTGGAATCCGCGGAACCCCGCCACCGGCGCCCCCGACCAGCTGGTCGATTTTTTCGGCTCCTATTTCCCTTTTGCCAAAACCGAAGCCGACCAAAAAGCCGCGAACGACCCGCGACGCCCAATTTCCGCACGGTACAAAAACCAGGAAGATTACGTACGTCAGGTGGAAAAAGCGGCCCAAACGCTCGTCAGCGGCGGTTACCTGCTGCCGCAGGACCTTCCGGCCCTTCGGAAGCGGGCAGAGCAGCACTGGGCCTGGCATATGGAGTAGACCGTTAGGACCCGACTGGCGACTGGCCCGCCGCGGCTTTGAGCGAAAATTTTTGCTATTTCGCGGGGCAAAACGGGCTGAAGTCCGTTGGTACACCTTTATGAATCAACCCGCACGAATTACCGTTGTCGGCGGTGGCAGCTGGGCCACGGCAATCATTAAAATGCTTTCCGAAGGTAACGCGCACATCCGCTGGTGGATGCGCAGCAAAACCGACGCCGACCACATCAAGAAATATCACCATAATCCGAGCTATCTCAGCGACGTGCAGATCAGTCCGCGCAAAGTCCGGGTTTGCACCCGAATAAAAGACGCCCTGCGCGACAGCGAATACGTGATTCTGGCCGTTCCGGCGGCGTTTGTGAGCGATGCCCTGCAAGGTCTGCAAGCCGACAGTTTTACCGGCAAATGCGTTATTTCGGCCATTAAAGGCATGATTCCGGGCGATAACTGCCTCGTGACCGACTGGATGGAACAGAAATTCGGCGTTCCGGCGAGGAATCTGGCCGTTATCGCGGGGCCGTGCCATGCCGAGGAGGTGGCGCTGGAGAAACAGTCGTACCTGACCATCGCCGGGCAGGACATCGAGTGCGCCGCCCGGGTTGCCGAACTTCTGAGCTGCCGCTTCGTGATGGCCTCCCCCATCGACGACATTTACGGGGTCGAATACTGCTCCGTCATGAAGAACATTATCGCTCTGGCCTGCGGCATCACGCATGGACTGGGTTACGGCGACAACTTCCAGGCCGTGCTGGTCTCGAACGCCATGCAGGAGATCAGGCGCTTTGTAGACGCTATTTATCCCAAGCACCGCGACCTGAGCGGCTCAGCCTACCTCGGCGATTTGCTCGTAACGGCCTATTCGCCGTTCAGCCGCAACCGGACCTTCGGCAGCCTGATTGGCCGCGGCTACTCCATCCAGGCAGCGCAGACCGAAATGAAAATGATCGCAGAAGGCTACTATGCCGTGAAAAGTATCCATGCCGTCAACCGAAAATACGGCGTGGTGATGCCGATTACGGACATGGTGTACAACGTGCTGTACGAAAAAGCCTCGCCGGTGAGCGAGGCCAATGCGCTAAAAGGAAAATTATCCTGAACTTGGATTACGCAGATGGAAGGATTTACCTTGATGGTTCGTCTTCCTAATTATATCAGGGTAAATCCTTCCATCTGCGTAATCCCGGTTCAAGACAAGTGCGACCGGATGGCCTCGGCCGTTTCGGCCAGCTCCTCCGGACTCATTTTCAGCTTATTGTTAAAATTCATGTCCGACATGCTGTTCATCGGAATCAGGTGAACGTGGGCGTGCGGCACTTCGAGACCGATCACGGCCACGCCGATCCGCTTGCAGGGCACGGCAGCTTTCAGGGCCGGGGCGAGGCTTTTGGCAAACTGCATCAGCCCGGTGTACAGTTCATCGTCAAGGTCGAACAGGTAGTCGATTTCCTGCTTCGGAATAACCAGCGTATGCCCTTTGGCGCAGGGGAAAACGTCCAGGAAAGCGAGGTATTGATCGGTTTCGGCAATCTTGTGAGCCGGAATTTCGCCGTTGACGATGCGGGAGAAGATAGAAGCCATAAGGCAGTTAAAAATTAAAAGTTAAAAATTAAAAATAGTCAAAATGCAGCGAGAGCGTGGCCAGCAGCGCTTTACTTTTAATTTTTAACTTTTAATTCTTCATTGATTATCGTCCGATTTCCAGTACTTCAAATTCCAGCAGGCCGGCGGGGACGCGGATTTCGGTGGTGTCGCCTACTTTTTTACCCAGCAGTCCTTTGCCGATGGGCGAACCGACGGAGATTTTTCCCTGCTTCAGATCGGCTTCTTCTTCCGACACCAGCGTATAGGTCACTTCCATGCCGTTTTTCCGGTTCTTGATCTTGACCGTCGACAGCACCGAGACCTGGGACGTATCGATGGATGACTCGTCCAGGAGGCGGGCATTGGAAACGATTTCTTCGAGCTTGGAGATTTTCATTTCCAGCAGGCCCTGCGCGTCTTTAGCGGCGTCGTATTCGGCGTTTTCGCTCAGGTCACCTTTGTCGCGGGCCTCGGCAATCTGGCGGGCAATGTCGGCCCGTCCTTTAGTTTTCAGGTCATTCAGCTCAGCTTTCAGCCGGTTGAGCCCTTCTTCCGTGTAATACGAGATTTTTCCCATATTGGTCTAATTGCTTAAATTCTGTACTTCAAAGTTTTGCTTCCCGAAACGCCAAACGTTCCCGCCAGGGAGAGCTACCCTGTAAAAAGAAAAGAACGGTGCACCGACCGTTCTCCGTACAAAAATTGGTTTCTTTGCAGCGAAGCGTCAGGGCCCTGTGAGCGGAAATGTATGGAAAAGCCGTTTGCTCATTGTGTGATTCGGGTGAGCAAAAGTAACAATTCCCCGCAAATCCGGCAACGCAACGGGGCTGATTATAGCAAGCGGCACCAAACGCATTTACTGTTTGCTGTTTTCCGTTTTCTGTTTTCCGTTGCTTCGCCGAAACCAGCATTTTGTGTTAAGGTAAGACAACTGAAAACTGGAAACACAAAACTGAAAACTGAAAAAATGGATTTACGCCTTATCTTCATGGGTACGCCCGATTTCGCCGTGGCCAGCCTTCAGACACTGCTGAACGACGGGCGGAATGTGGTGGCGGTCGTCACGGCGCCGGACCGGCCTTCGGGTCGGGGCCTCCAGCTGACGCCCTCGCCAGTGAAAAAAGCCGCTGAAGCGGCTGGGATACCCGTTTTACAACCGGAAAAGCTCCGCGACCCGGCCTTTCTGGAAGAACTCCAGGGCTACCGGGCCGATCTGCAGGTCGTCGTCGCCTTCCGGATGCTGCCCGAAGTCGTCTGGGCCATGCCCACCATCGGGACCTTCAACCTGCACGGCTCGCTGCTGCCGCAATACCGGGGGGCCGCCCCCATCAACTGGGCCATCATCAACGGCGAACGCGAAACCGGCGTGACGACGTTTTTCATCGAAAAAGAGATCGATACCGGCCAGATGATTTTCCAGGAAACCGAACCGATACACCCCGGCGATACCGCGGGCAGCCTGCACGACCGGCTGATGGTGCGCGGCGCGAATCTGGTGGTCAGAACGGTCCGGGCCATCGAAGCGGGCGAGTACCCGCGCATTCCGCAGCCGCCGGTGGAGGACCTGAAAATGGCGCCGAAGATTCACCGCGAAACCTGCGAAATCGATTGGTACCAGCCCGCCGAAACCGTCCGGAACTTCGTGCGGGGCCTGTCGCCCTATCCGGCCGCCTGGACGAAAATCAACGGCAAAACGTTCAAGATTTACGCCGTCTCGCACGCCGACGCCTCCGACTTCCGGGCCGAACCCGGCGAGGCCCATACCGACAACAAGCGGTTTCTGCACATCAAGACGCAGGACGGCTGGCTGGTGGTGGAGGAACTTCAGGCCGAAGGCAAGCGAAAAATGACGGTAGAGGAATATTTTAGGGGAAATAAACTGTAACCTGTGATTATCAGCCTTATTGCCGCTATCTCGGAAAATAAAGTCATCGGCAAGGACAACGACCTGGTCTGGAGTCTGCCCGACGATTTCAGGTATTTCAAGCAAACCACGTCCGGCCACCCGATTCTGATGGGGCGGAAGACGTGGGAATCGCTGGGCAGGCCGCTGCCCAACCGCCTGCACATTATCATCACCCGCCAGCCGGATTTTGAAGCACCGGCGGAATGCATTATCGTCGATTCACTGGAAAAAGCCCTCGACGAAGCCCGAAAAACCGGCGACGGGGAAGCGTTTGTGATCGGCGGCGCGGAAATTTACCGGCAAGCCCTGCCCCTGGCCGACCGCCTGTACCTGACGGAAGTCAAAGGAACCTTCGAGGGCGATACGTTTTTTCCGGAAGTCAATCAATCGGAGTGGCAGGAAGTCAGCCGCAGGCCGCACGAAGCCGATGCCCGGCACGCCGTACCGTTCGATTTTGTGGTCTGGGAACGGACCTAGCGCCCACACAGACCCATCGGGGCGAACAAAACAGCCCCCCGTTTCAACGGGGGGCTGTTAGCATTTATAATCTTTGAGTAAATGAAAACGGGCGAACTTAATTCTGATTCAGATACACGCTGCCGCTGTTGGCCGAAATCTGGACCGGGATGCCGCCGCCGTTCAATTGGCCTTTGACCCGGTCGCGTTCCATCGAGCCGTCAAATTTCGACAGCGAGCCGGTGGACACCCGGTTGCCGCTGAGGTCGAGATTCATGCCTTTGTTCATCGGCATCCGGACGCGGACGCTGCCCGCCGAGGTCGAGAGCCGGACGTATTCGCCCAGTTGGGTAATGTCGGCCTCGATGCCGCCGCCGCTGGTTTCGGCCCGGATGCTGCCCGCAATGTCTCGCAGGCGGATGCTGCCGCCGCTGGTACCCGTATTCAGCGTGCCGTTGATGTTTTCGGCCGTGATGCTGCCGCCGCTCGTCCGGGCTTCAATCTGCCCTTTCAGGTCATCCAGTTTGATGCTGCCGCCCGAAGTCCGCAGCCGCAGGTCGCCGCTGGAGTTGCGGGCCGTGATGCTGCCGCCGCTGGTGGTCAGTTCGATGTTTTTGCGGCAGTCTTCGGCGGTGATGCTGCCGCCGCTGGTGCGGCCTTTTACCGTGCCCTCGACATCCGTCAGGTGGAGGCTGCCGCCGCTGGTGGAGAAGTTCTGCT from Tellurirhabdus rosea harbors:
- a CDS encoding efflux RND transporter periplasmic adaptor subunit, whose translation is MKKKSNRIWWILGGVVVLLIGGLVAAKQTGLIGQTKPTEVDFTAVKRLDIVERVSASGRVQPEVEVKISPDVSGEIIGLYVAEGDSVKQGQLLVKIRPDNYESLLARARATVNSSRAQYEQSKAVVAQAEARLIRAKADYDRQKKLLADKVISTADFEQIEANYNVARQDVESAQANVRAAQFNVQGAEAGLRDANENLRKTTIYAPVSGTVSKLNVELGERVVGTSQMAGTEIMRIANLNNMEVRVNVNENDIVRVNLGDSVEIDVDAYTTTGRKFKGLVTEIANTANGLTSASGAAAAASTDAVTEFEVRIKVLNSSFRDLIAQKGRKSYPLKPGMTASVEVITDKKTGVMAIPIAAVTTRGAAQEAMNRDPNAEDDEDDKKDEAAKANPAKKDEIKEIVFVNQAGKAVQREVKTGISDFENIEIKSGLKEGDQIISGPFVAVSKRLKNGDVIVKRDPNKEKKEKKEEE
- a CDS encoding Gfo/Idh/MocA family protein, which produces MPTYRAAIIGGGSIADKNHIPALKALSDRVEVVAVVSRDAAKARTLADSHGIPHAFDQADALFRECQPNVVVICTPNKLHFPFAMQALENGCHVFCEKPPAITAGQAREMAELADRKGLALGYNFQLRQTSEWQLFERCRSEGRLGEIYHIKARFLRRRGIPGWGYFTSKDMQGGGALMDLGVHVLDLALLALDYDLPTAVLGNTFDHIGRAGGKGLMGGWNPETFEVEDAAMAYLQYADRGSVMLSSSFALNTGANIDRNLEIFGTQGGGVLFPFVLHTEVAGELADIHFPFLENVDIQLKNTAAFLDACDGKPSNVCTGEQGARLMQVVESIYQSAGTYQAT
- a CDS encoding carbohydrate-binding family 9-like protein; amino-acid sequence: MKQPYSARKIDESLPINGDLDKPVWQQAAWSPRFVDMVTGAPGLYNTQSAILWNQTHLYVAFRAEEPFVEAHQTERDSIIFLENDLELFIDGGDCYYELEVNARNTVYEVFFIWKDAYQRGGRFDVPEFDVFHPQAVTFGGDYDRSGASFWYGTHPRGLRWAFLNYDLPGLQTAVQIDGTLNDNRDIDLGWTLEIGIPWASLTHLANGRSLPPQPGDRWRMFLGRFQKLVVSGKEVQPHPAMVLSPHGIYDTHLPERWTEVVFTS
- a CDS encoding ankyrin repeat domain-containing protein; its protein translation is MEFSSISPEALFFDAARKGDTAYVQQCLQQGMSVNVQDARGFTPLIIAAYDGHLETARALLSAGAVVNHQDFAGNTALMGVCFKGYPEIAQLLIDQGADLNIQNGSGGTALMFATMFGRHELVKVMLKAGADTTIRDARGQTALEMAARIGNDEAYRLISEHLAV
- a CDS encoding alpha/beta hydrolase domain-containing protein — its product is MLIRFLLWTLPFFCSILTTNARVIRVDIQSRTPVLNGKAFGAAGPYERLIGKVYFAVKPENNHNRLIADLDKAPRNANGEVEFSSDVYLLRPVSTGRGNGTALVEISNRGGKGMVSFFNRAAGFRNPEAEADFGDGFLMQQGFTLVWIGWQYDVPDAEFNLKLLAPVATDAGKTITGLARTDFNVTERTFFTSLGHRGQKAQPVAEPDSPDNVMTVRSSVLGERTVIPRSEWGFGQLEAGTVKPDPTSVYLKSGYEPGKLYEVVWRVANPVVAGLGLAAVRDFVSYLKYETSDPKVARAIGFGISQSGRFLRHFLYEGFNADEQGRKVFDGVNNHVGGAGMGTFNHRFAEPSRDGTPFYTLFFPVDVFPFTDNDQTDAETGKTDGLLKRARAEGVEPKLFHTYTSYEYYGRVASLLHTSPDGSRDAALPDPVRIYFFAGSQHFPTPNLPDKKARVTNPALTHQPTPNDLRYGMRALLLALNNWITTGANPPASRYPRIDKGTLVAAESVKFPAIPGVKHPTSMRQTYRVEYGPDYAAKKIISFQPPKVGRPYVAKVPQVDADGNEQDGLRMPEIAVPLGTYTGWNPRNPATGAPDQLVDFFGSYFPFAKTEADQKAANDPRRPISARYKNQEDYVRQVEKAAQTLVSGGYLLPQDLPALRKRAEQHWAWHME
- a CDS encoding NAD(P)H-dependent glycerol-3-phosphate dehydrogenase; this translates as MNQPARITVVGGGSWATAIIKMLSEGNAHIRWWMRSKTDADHIKKYHHNPSYLSDVQISPRKVRVCTRIKDALRDSEYVILAVPAAFVSDALQGLQADSFTGKCVISAIKGMIPGDNCLVTDWMEQKFGVPARNLAVIAGPCHAEEVALEKQSYLTIAGQDIECAARVAELLSCRFVMASPIDDIYGVEYCSVMKNIIALACGITHGLGYGDNFQAVLVSNAMQEIRRFVDAIYPKHRDLSGSAYLGDLLVTAYSPFSRNRTFGSLIGRGYSIQAAQTEMKMIAEGYYAVKSIHAVNRKYGVVMPITDMVYNVLYEKASPVSEANALKGKLS
- a CDS encoding HIT family protein → MASIFSRIVNGEIPAHKIAETDQYLAFLDVFPCAKGHTLVIPKQEIDYLFDLDDELYTGLMQFAKSLAPALKAAVPCKRIGVAVIGLEVPHAHVHLIPMNSMSDMNFNNKLKMSPEELAETAEAIRSHLS
- the greA gene encoding transcription elongation factor GreA, whose translation is MGKISYYTEEGLNRLKAELNDLKTKGRADIARQIAEARDKGDLSENAEYDAAKDAQGLLEMKISKLEEIVSNARLLDESSIDTSQVSVLSTVKIKNRKNGMEVTYTLVSEEEADLKQGKISVGSPIGKGLLGKKVGDTTEIRVPAGLLEFEVLEIGR
- the fmt gene encoding methionyl-tRNA formyltransferase codes for the protein MGTPDFAVASLQTLLNDGRNVVAVVTAPDRPSGRGLQLTPSPVKKAAEAAGIPVLQPEKLRDPAFLEELQGYRADLQVVVAFRMLPEVVWAMPTIGTFNLHGSLLPQYRGAAPINWAIINGERETGVTTFFIEKEIDTGQMIFQETEPIHPGDTAGSLHDRLMVRGANLVVRTVRAIEAGEYPRIPQPPVEDLKMAPKIHRETCEIDWYQPAETVRNFVRGLSPYPAAWTKINGKTFKIYAVSHADASDFRAEPGEAHTDNKRFLHIKTQDGWLVVEELQAEGKRKMTVEEYFRGNKL
- a CDS encoding dihydrofolate reductase encodes the protein MIISLIAAISENKVIGKDNDLVWSLPDDFRYFKQTTSGHPILMGRKTWESLGRPLPNRLHIIITRQPDFEAPAECIIVDSLEKALDEARKTGDGEAFVIGGAEIYRQALPLADRLYLTEVKGTFEGDTFFPEVNQSEWQEVSRRPHEADARHAVPFDFVVWERT
- a CDS encoding DUF4097 family beta strand repeat-containing protein, which translates into the protein MKHFQTTLVALLFSSTVFAQNDRDQPYRTQNFSGNINTVRVQTSGGSITVEGGQGSGAKVEMFVRANNWNDKLDKAEIEDRLKDYEVTIATEGNTVVASAKRVRDQNDWKRSLSISFKVYSPKAVTTDLKTSGGSIHIAHLNGQQNFSTSGGSLHLTDVEGTVKGRTSGGSITAEDCRKNIELTTSGGSITARNSSGDLRLRTSGGSIKLDDLKGQIEARTSGGSITAENINGTLNTGTSGGSIRLRDIAGSIRAETSGGGIEADITQLGEYVRLSTSAGSVRVRMPMNKGMNLDLSGNRVSTGSLSKFDGSMERDRVKGQLNGGGIPVQISANSGSVYLNQN